Proteins encoded within one genomic window of Patescibacteria group bacterium:
- a CDS encoding thioredoxin domain-containing protein: MKHINNSYFVVITLFVLAVAAVIAIVLTSDHQQSAEATIWRVDAPTKGKTSAKVKMVEFGDFACVACADFRAIKNALLEQYPNDLQYQFRFFPTANHPNSYSAAVTAEIANQHDQFWVMSDLLYENHANWQDSTNFRSIFANFAVLVGIDQSTFTSDFDKLKTADDVVDKDVADGNALSITETPAIFLNDTRYGGTLTQTDLAKAIDSLLK; encoded by the coding sequence GTGAAACACATAAATAATAGCTATTTTGTGGTAATTACTTTATTTGTTCTCGCCGTTGCGGCCGTAATTGCCATAGTCCTAACGTCAGATCATCAGCAGTCTGCCGAAGCCACTATTTGGCGAGTTGATGCCCCGACAAAAGGCAAAACAAGCGCCAAAGTTAAGATGGTGGAATTTGGCGATTTTGCTTGCGTCGCCTGCGCCGATTTCAGGGCGATAAAAAACGCCCTGCTAGAACAATATCCAAACGACCTACAATATCAATTTCGCTTTTTCCCCACCGCTAATCATCCCAATTCGTACTCGGCGGCGGTAACCGCCGAAATTGCCAACCAGCACGACCAATTTTGGGTAATGTCTGACCTCTTATACGAAAACCATGCAAACTGGCAAGATTCAACCAACTTTCGCAGCATTTTTGCCAACTTTGCAGTGTTAGTGGGAATTGATCAGAGTACATTTACCAGTGATTTTGACAAACTAAAAACAGCTGACGATGTGGTAGATAAAGACGTGGCAGACGGCAATGCACTGTCGATTACCGAAACGCCGGCTATTTTTCTAAATGACACCCGTTACGGCGGCACCTTAACTCAGACCGATTTGGCCAAAGCAATAGATTCTCTATTAAAATAG
- the tsaE gene encoding tRNA (adenosine(37)-N6)-threonylcarbamoyltransferase complex ATPase subunit type 1 TsaE — protein MKSSFYLKLNNLADTDKLGQLIGRSCIGGEVIFLTGELGAGKTTLTQSIAKELGVQSSVSSPTFVMINEYQLADQNILAHIDLYRTGKIDDVKSIGLDELLGSKDVISIVEWPEKQPVIESFGHIHLTLSRIGQKRQVLIENHGEDEESLRLFETITRACHSVLDTESI, from the coding sequence ATAAAATCTTCTTTTTATCTAAAACTAAATAATTTAGCTGATACAGATAAACTGGGCCAATTGATAGGACGGAGTTGTATTGGTGGTGAGGTGATTTTTTTGACCGGAGAGCTTGGTGCGGGCAAAACCACGCTAACGCAATCGATTGCAAAAGAATTGGGCGTTCAGTCAAGCGTATCAAGCCCAACATTTGTAATGATAAACGAGTACCAGTTAGCAGATCAAAATATTTTAGCGCATATAGATTTGTATCGTACCGGAAAAATAGACGATGTAAAATCGATTGGTTTAGACGAGTTGCTTGGGTCAAAAGATGTGATTTCGATTGTTGAATGGCCGGAAAAACAGCCAGTAATCGAATCTTTTGGTCATATTCATCTTACACTAAGCCGGATTGGTCAAAAACGACAGGTTTTAATCGAGAATCATGGTGAGGATGAAGAAAGCTTAAGATTGTTTGAAACAATAACACGAGCATGTCATTCCGTGCTTGACACGGAATCTATATAA
- the tsaB gene encoding tRNA (adenosine(37)-N6)-threonylcarbamoyltransferase complex dimerization subunit type 1 TsaB, whose protein sequence is MKILSIDTTTETTKLEIIIDKQVVDQIAWESGRNLGSELLPKIDQLLKQNKIVLSNLNAIVVNPGPGSFTGTRIGVATANSLAFALDIPVSTSANVNHGHFSSPVAPVYSSEPSVTIKESNHSN, encoded by the coding sequence ATGAAAATATTATCAATAGACACTACAACTGAAACAACTAAACTCGAAATCATAATCGACAAGCAAGTAGTTGACCAAATTGCGTGGGAATCCGGGCGTAATTTAGGGTCGGAGCTGTTGCCAAAAATTGATCAATTGTTAAAACAAAATAAAATTGTACTGTCTAATCTAAATGCAATTGTGGTTAATCCCGGCCCCGGGTCTTTCACCGGTACCCGAATAGGTGTGGCTACGGCAAATTCGCTGGCGTTTGCACTGGATATTCCGGTTTCAACATCAGCTAACGTAAATCATGGACATTTTTCAAGCCCGGTGGCGCCGGTTTATAGTTCCGAACCATCGGTCACAATAAAAGAATCCAATCATTCCAATTAG